Proteins co-encoded in one Seriola aureovittata isolate HTS-2021-v1 ecotype China chromosome 1, ASM2101889v1, whole genome shotgun sequence genomic window:
- the psmd13 gene encoding 26S proteasome non-ATPase regulatory subunit 13, with translation MKDVTGYLKQQQSNSSTPEMAAEWHNLEDLYNKRLWHQLTLKLTDFVKDPCFKTGDGLIQLYENFLSDFEHRINPLSLVEIILYVARQISEPKDAITFLEKTKEKVKSSEEAVILCKTTIGSLKLEISDHPATKKLIEEVEEMLNNLPGVTSVHGRFYDLSSKYYRIIGNHASYYKDALRYLGCVDIKDLPETEKQERAFTLGLAGLLGEGVYNFGELLMHPVLESLRNTDKQWLIDTLYAFNGGNVEKFQGFKSAWGQQPDLAAHEAKLMQKIQLLCVMEMTFTRPANHRQLTFTEIAQSAKIPVNEVELLVMKALSVGLIKGNIDEVDQKVQMTWVQPRVLDLQQIKGMKERLDFWCGDVKNMAMLVEQQAHDILT, from the exons ATGAAAGATGTTACCGGGTAcctcaagcagcagcagagcaacagCTCAACACCGGAGATGGCGGCGGAGTGGCACAACCTGGAGGATTTGTATAACAAAAG ATTGTGGCATCAGTTGACTCTGAAGCTGACAGACTTTGTTAAAGATCCCTGCTTCAAAACAGGAGATGGCCTCATACAG ctCTATGAAAATTTCCTCAGTGACTTCGAACACAG AATCAATCCTTTGTCCCTTGTGgaaattatactgtatgttgccAGACAGATCTCAG agccTAAAGATGCCATCACTTTTCTCGAGAAGACCAAGGAAAAG GTGAAAAGCAGCGAAGAAGCCGTCATTCTCTGCAAGACAACTATTGGCAGCCTGAAACTGGAGATCAGCGATCATCCTGCCACAAAG AAACTCATCGAAGAGGTTGAGGAAATGTTGAATAACTTGCCCGGGGTGACGTCAGTCCACGGCAGGTTTTATGACCTGTCCAGCAAATACTATCGCATCATCGGGAACCACGCCTCCTACTACAAGGACGCTCTGCGCTACCTCGGGTGTGTGGACATTAAAGACCTTCCAG aaacagagaagcaGGAGAGGGCGTTCACACTCGGACTGGCTGGACTCTTGGGAGAAGGAGTTTACAACTTTGGAGAGCTG CTGATGCATCCTGTGCTGGAGTCCCTGaggaacacagacaaacagtggCTCATTGATACACTTTATGCCTTCAATGGAGGCAATGTGGAGAAATTCCAGGGCTTCAAGTCTGCCTGGGGCCAACAG CCTGACCTTGCAGCACATGAAGCTAAACTGATGCAGAAGATCCAGCTGCTCTGTGTCATGGAG ATGACTTTCACACGCCCTGCAAACCACAGACAGCTGACATTCACTGAGATCGCTCAGAGTGCCAAAATCCCTGTTAATGAG GTGGAGCTCCTGGTGATGAAGGCTCTGTCTGTCGGCCTGATCAAAGGCAACATTGATGAGGTGGACCAGAAGGTTCAGATGACCTGGGTGCAGCCCAGAGTGCTGGACCTGCAGCAG ATCAAAGGTATGAAGGAGCGGTTGGACTTCTGGTGCGGTGATGTTAAGAACATGGCCATGCTGGTGGAGCAGCAGGCTCACGACATCCTCACCTAA
- the sirt3 gene encoding NAD-dependent protein deacetylase sirtuin-3, mitochondrial, with product MASLVSPSLMSPVRLSCLYRSLCSGPSRTLYAHGFGQRSFCPAEGAAAVLRRSNSPWWDGTRGLFSHGGGAADKQQTLQDIAKNIREKQHKRVVVMAGAGISTPSGIPDFRSPGSGLYDNLQQYDLPYAEAIFEIGFFHRNPNPFFALAKELYPGNYQPNLTHHFVRLLHKKGQLLRMYTQNIDGLERLAGIPPEMLVEAHGTFATATCTVCLRKYEGEDLRPDVMSGTVPKCPTCKGVVKPDIVFFGEELPRHFFKYVTDFPMADLLIIMGTSLEVEPFASLAGAVRSSVPRLLINRDLVGPFAWGRRPHDVVQLGDVVGGVQALVDALGWTQELDALMAAAAAKKAATKTEE from the exons ATGGCGTCTTTGGTGAGCCCCTCGTTAATGTCACCTGTGAGACTGAGTTGTTTGTATCGCAGCCTGTGCTCAGGACCAAGCAGGACACTCTATGCACACG gcTTTGGTCAGAGGAGTTTTTGTCCAGCTGAAGGTGCAGCAGCTGTGCTCAG ACGATCAAACTCTCCCTGGTGGGATGGAACTCGTGGGCTTTTCTCCCATGGTGGTGGTGCAGCGGACAAGCAGCAGACTCTGCAGGACATTGCCAAAAACATTAGAGAGAAGCAGCACAagagggtggtggtgatggcCGGAGCTGGGATTAGTACTCCTAGTGGCATcccagatttcag GTCTCCAGGCAGCGGTCTCTATGACAACCTGCAGCAGTATGACCTGCCCTATGCCGAGGCCATATTCGAGATAGGTTTTTTCCACCGAAACCCTAATCCTTTCTTCGCCCTGGCCAAAGAGCTGTATCCAGGAAATTACCAGCCCAATCTGACCCACCACTTTGTACGTCTGCTTCACAAGAAGGGTCAGCTCCTCAGGATGTACACGCAGAACATCGACGGGCTGGAAAGAT TGGCAGGAATTCCTCCAGAGATGCTGGTCGAGGCCCATGGCACGTTTGCCACAGCCACCTGCACTGTCTGTCTGAGGAAGTATGAGGGCGAGGACCTACGA CCTGATGTGATGAGTGGGACGGTCCCTAAGTGTCCCACCTGTAAGGGCGTGGTGAAGCCTGACATTGTGTTTTTCGGGGAGGAGCTTCCACGACATTTCTTCAAGTACGTCACGGACTTCCCGATGGCAGATCTCCTGATCATCATGGGCACGTCACTGGAG GTGGAGCCCTTCGCCAGTCTGGCTGGAGCCGTGCGCAGCTCAGTTCCCCGTCTGCTCATCAACAGGGACTTGGTGGGGCCCTTCGCCTGGGGCCGCCGGCCTCATGACGTCGTGCAGCTGGGTGACGTGGTCGGCGGCGTGCAGGCCCTGGTTGACGCCCTCGGCTGGACTCAGGAGCTGGACGCTCTGATGGCCGCCGCTGCTGCTaagaaa GCTGCAACGAAGACAGAGGAGTGA